A genomic region of Miscanthus floridulus cultivar M001 chromosome 3, ASM1932011v1, whole genome shotgun sequence contains the following coding sequences:
- the LOC136544122 gene encoding glutamate receptor 2.8-like has product MKKIPQTILFLLLLVFTFVAAENSTAHRGGGGADEFHVGVILDLGSLVGKVSLASISLAVEDFYSVHPNYSTKLAIHVRDSMGSEVQAVSAAIELRENYKVQAIIGPQKSSEAAFISKLGSVTQVPIVSFTATSPSLTYDSSPYFVRATLNDSVQVNSIASLIKAYGWREVVLVYDDTDYGRGILPHLIDALQHSDTYVPYHSGISLSATSEDIMQELYKLMAMQTRVFIVHMSSTRASLIFTMAKDAGMMSKGFVWIITNGLANIIDLLSPSAIEAMNGVIGVRFHVPKSQKLDTSFLIRWNKIYQRYNPNKLPLNKSISIVGLWAYDTVWALAQAAEKVGVSGNRNKRLQPHKNSTCLDSLAISINGTELLTEIVQNKFRGISGNFDLTERQLQVSVLQIINVVGGTWRHVGFWTSKNGLSRYLNQNELETTGSSASMPDLNPVTWPGESTEIPRGWEFPASGKKLRVGVTSSAYPEFISTSKDPVTNATRVSGLSIDIFENALKRLPFALSYEYQAFDTDGNSTSSRSYNDFVYQVYLQRYDIAVGDITIIYNRSLYADFTIPYTESGVGMIVPVKEKVDTNMWIFLKPLSQGMWFRSFIFIIYTRIAICLLEYLSGNRYLHEDMLESFLSRIVHRVWKIVLLALASIYTASFASILTVQRLSPALTDIHELQKQGGYVGFHQGSYMEGLLVDIGFDRSKMRSYDTPDNFHAALSNGVENGGVDALVLDVPYIKLFLAKYCKGYTMVGPIYKSAGFAFALPKRSPLLAELSKAIINITGGDTIIQIEKKWIDQNSCQHDEEMDGSGAITFGSFRGLFLLTGFVTACSILAAFLMCHCKKQEESRHIQDADKGNEENGDCNDDIDNQATILVPDSPNTNSISDGVSAEPFTQTNSCQALSAHFVH; this is encoded by the exons ATGAAGAAAATACCTCAAACCATACTGTTCCTTCTTCTACTGGTCTTCACTTTCGTTGCAGCTGAAAATAGCACCGCACATAGAGGTGGGGGTGGGGCAGACGAATTCCATGTAGGGGTGATCCTTGACTTGGGTTCGTTGGTGGGGAAAGTATCACTAGCCAGTATTTCACTGGCTGTGGAAGATTTCTATTCAGTCCACCCCAACTACAGCACGAAGCTAGCCATCCACGTCAGGGATTCCATGGGCAGTGAAGTCCAAGCTGTTTCAGCAG CTATTGAATTACGGGAGAACTACAAAGTGCAAGCCATCATTGGCCCGCAGAAATCATCAGAAGCTGCATTTATATCAAAACTTGGGAGTGTAACACAAGTACCTATTGTATCATTCACAGCAACAAGCCCCTCTCTCACTTATGATAGTTCACCATATTTTGTGCGTGCGACATTGAATGACTCAGTTCAAGTGAATAGTATTGCCTCTCTTATCAAAGCGTATGGATGGAGAGAGGTAGTGCTGGTATATGATGACACTGACTATGGGAGAGGCATTCTACCACACCTCATTGATGCACTTCAACATAGTGATACTTATGTTCCATATCACAGTGGTATCTCTTTGTCAGCAACAAGTGAAGACATTATGCAAGAACTATACAAGTTAATGGCAATGCAAACAAGGGTATTCATTGTTCATATGTCATCGACAAGGGCCTCTCTTATCTTTACAATGGCTAAGGATGCAGGGATGATGAGCAAAGGATTTGTGTGGATCATTACAAATGGATTAGCAAACATCATCGATTTACTCAGTCCATCTGCCATTGAGGCAATGAATGGTGTAATAGGAGTAAGATTTCATGTTCCCAAATCACAAAAACTTGATACTAGTTTCTTAATAAGATGGAACAAAATTTACCAGCGATATAACCCTAACAAATTGCCACTTAATAAATCAATAAGCATAGTTGGGCTATGGGCCTATGATACAGTTTGGGCTTTAGCACAGGCTGCAGAAAAGGTTGGGGTGTCTGGCAACAGAAATAAGAGACTGCAGCCCCATAAAAACTCTACATGCTTGGACTCATTGGCTATTTCCATAAATGGTACTGAGCTCCTAACAGAAATTGTACAAAACAAATTTCGAGGTATAAGTGGAAACTTTGACCTTACAGAAAGACAATTGCAAGTTTCTGTATTACAAATAATAAATGTCGTTGGAGGAACTTGGAGACATGTTGGGTTTTGGACTTCGAAAAATGGACTTTCACGGTACTTAAATCAAAATGAATTGGAAACAACAGGGTCATCAGCCTCAATGCCTGATCTGAATCCAGTAACTTGGCCAGGAGAATCAACAGAAATACCAAGGGGCTGGGAATTTCCTGCAAGTGGTAAGAAGCTTAGGGTTGGTGTGACCTCAAGTGCATATCCAGAGTTTATAAGCACATCAAAGGATCCTGTCACGAATGCAACAAGAGTGAGTGGCCTTTCAATAGACATATTTGAGAACGCACTAAAGAGGCTACCTTTTGCACTTAGCTATGAATACCAGGCATTTGATACAGATGGAAATTCAACGAGTTCAAGGAGTTATAATGATTTCGTTTACCAAGTTTATCTTCAG AGGTATGACATAGCAGTTGGAGACATAACAATCATATACAACCGATCATTGTATGCCGACTTCACGATTCCGTATACGGAATCAGGTGTGGGGATGATTGTCCCAGTCAAGGAAAAAGTGGACACAAATATGTGGATTTTCTTGAAACCACTAAGCCAAGGAATGTGGTTCAGAAGCTTCATATTCATTATTTACACAAGAATTGCTATCTGCCTGTTAGAGTATCTAAGTGGCAACAGATATCTACATG AGGACATGCTCGAATCTTTTCTATCTCGAATAGTACACCGTGTATGGAAGATTGTTCTTCTAGCCCTTGCATCAATCTATACAGCAAGCTTTGCTTCAATACTTACTGTACAACGACTTTCACCAGCATTGACTGACATTCATGAACTTCAGAAGCAAGGTGGATATGTAGGATTCCACCAAGGTTCCTATATGGAGGGTCTATTGGTGGATATTGGTTTCGATAGATCAAAAATGAGATCCTATGATACTCCAGATAATTTCCATGCTGCTCTTTCTAATGGAGTTGAAAATGGTGGTGTTGATGCACTTGTTCTAGATGTTCCATACATCAAGTTGTTTCTTGCAAAGTACTGCAAAGGGTACACAATGGTTGGACCTATTTACAAGAGTGCAGGGTTTGCATTT GCACTTCCCAAGCGGTCTCCACTACTTGCTGAGCTATCTAAGGCGATCATCAACATAACAGGAGGAGATACAATCATTCAAATCGAAAAGAAATGGATTGACCAAAATAGTTGTCAACATGATGAAGAAATGGATGGTTCGGGTGCTATCACTTTTGGCAGTTTTAGGGGGTTATTCCTCCTAACTGGATTTGTCACAGCCTGTTCCATTCTTGCAGCGTTTCTTATGTGCCACTGTAAAAAACAAGAAGAAAGTCGTCATATTCAAGATGCAGATAAAGGTAATGAAGAAAATGGAGACTGCAATGATGATATAGATAATCAAGCAACAATATTGGTGCCTGATAGTCCGAACACAAATAGCATATCTGATGGAGTGTCCGCCGAGCCATTTACACAAACTAACAGTTGTCAGGCTTTGTCAGCGCACTTCGTGCACTAG